The following is a genomic window from Nisaea sediminum.
CGCCAGCAGCCGCTCCAGGCCGAAATGCTCCTCGTGCGCGGCGATCTGCAGCACGCTGTCGGCCGAGGTGTAGACGATCGGCTTGCCGGTGCGGATATGCTCCTCGCCGAGTTCTTGGATGATGACGGTGCCGCTCTCGTGGCGATCACCGAGCCAGCCGGGCAGGTTTTCGGCCTCGACCAGTTGCTCCATCAGGTCGCGCGGAAAACAGGGCCGCGTCACGGGGAAGTACCCCCAGTCGAAGCTGACGGGGACGCCGCACAGCTCCCAGTGCCCGCTCGGGGTGTCCTTCCCGTTGCTGGTCTCGGAGGCATAACCCCAGGCCGTATCCGACGGAGCCCTCGCGAGCCCCGGCGGCAATCGTCCGGTGCTGGCTTCCGAGGCGCTGCCGAGACCGAGACGGCAGAGATTGGGGAGCCGCAACGGACCGTTCCGTTCTGCATTGTCGCCGCGCCCGGCGGCGCAGGCGTCCGCGATATGGCCCACCGTGTCCGACCCCGTGTCGCCGAACGCGGCGGCGTCCGGGGCGCCGCCGATGCCGACGGAATCGAGCACGATGAGGAAGGCACGGGTCATGCGGTCACCGTCTCCAGGATCACGGGACCCGGCGCCGTCGCCGCGCCGCCGGTCGTGAAGGCCTGTTTCAGCGTCGCCGCCGCACGGTCTGCATCGGCCGCATTTCGAGCATGGACGACAGCCAGCGGATGATCGGGGCCGACCTCCTCGCCGAGCCCGGCGATTTCGGTGAGGCCGACCGAGTGATCGATCCTGTCTTCCGCCCTGCGGCGGCCGCCGCCGAGCTCGACGACGGCAAGGCCGACCTGCCGCGTGTCGATGCCTGTCACCGTGCTGGGCGTGTCCGGCAGCACGGCCGCAGTATGCGGCGCGGTCTTCAGAGCGGAGGTCTCGCGCAACAGGTGGGTCGGGCCGCCGAGACCCGAGACCATGCGCTCGAACCGCTCCGCCGCAGCGCCGGAGGCGAGGGTGCGGAGCAGGGTCGAGCGGGCGGCCTCGCGGTCTTTCGCCAGACCGCCGGTCACCAGCATTTCCGCGCCGAGCGCGATGACGACCTCATGCAGCCTTTCGTCCCGCCGCTCGCCGGTCAGGTAATCGATCACCTCCCGGATCTCGAGCGCATTGCCGGCGCTGTGGCCAAGCACCTGGTTCATGTCGGTGATCAGGGCCGTGGTCGGCAGCCCGGCGCCGTTCGCGACATCGACGATGGAGCGGGCGAGGGCGCGGGAGCCCTCGAGATCGGACATGAAGGCGCCGGAGCCGGTCTTCACGTCCATCGCGAGGCCCTGCAGGCCGGCGGCCAGTTTCTTCGAGAGGATCGAGGCGGTGATCAGCGGGATCGATTCCACCGTCGCGGTGACGTCGCGGACCGCGTAGAAGCGCCGGTCGGCGGGCGCGAGATCCTCGGTCTGGCCGATGATGGCGCAGCCCGCCTGGGCGACCACTTGACGGAAGCGCTTCACCGTCGGCGCGGTATCGTATCCTTTGATCGAGTCGAGCTTGTCCAGCGTGCCGCCGGTATGGCCGAGCCCGCGGCCGGAAATCATCGGCACGAAGCCGCCCGCGGCCGCCACCATCGGCGCCAGCATGACACTGACCTTGTCGCCGACACCGCCAGTCGAATGCTTGTCCAGCACCGGGCCGCCAAGTTCGCCCGCGTCCCATTCGAGCACGTTGCCGCTGTCCCGCATCGCCAGCGTCAGCGCGACGGTCTCCTCGGTCTCCATGCCGTTGAGGAAGGCGGCCATGCCGAAGGCGGCGATCTGCGCCGGGCTCGCCTCGTCCTTCGCCATCCGCTCGACGAAGAGGGCGATCTCCTCGCCCGAGAGCGTCTTGCCGTCGCGCTTCTTGCGGATGATTTCCTGCGTCAGCATGCCGTGGTTCTATTGCTCCGCGTCGAGGGTCTTCAGAAGCGCATCCAGCAGGCTGCTGGCGCCGAAGCGAAAGGTCTCCGGCGTCGCCCAGTCCGGTCCCATGATCTTGTCGGCGAGATGCAGATAGGCCGCGGCCTGCGCCGTCGTCCGGATGCCGCCGGACGGCTTCAGGCCGACCGGCCTGCCGCTCTCGCGGATCGCTTCCAGCATGATATGGGCCGCTTCCAGCGTCGCCGAGATCCGCGTTTTGCCGGTCGAGGTCTTGATGAAATCCGCGCCGGCGGCGATGGCGTCGCGCGAGGAGCCGGCGATGGCGTCCGCGGTCTGCAGCCGGCCGGTTTCTAGGATCACCTTCAGATGCGCGCTGTCGCCGCATTCCGCCTTGCAGGCCGCGACCAGATCGCCCGCGACTTTGCGGTTGCCGTTCAGCCAGGCCTCGTAGGGCCAGACCACGTCGACCTCGTCGGCGCCGTCGCGCACGCATTGATGCGTGGTTTCGACCGCGGCCGCGATGTCGGTGCGGCCGTGCGGGAAGTTCGCCACGGTGGCAACCCGGATCGCGGTGCCCTCCAGTGCTGTCTTCGCCTGGGCGACGAAGCGCGGCCAGATGCAGACCGCCGCGACCTTGCCTCTCGGCGTCTCCGCCTTGTTCAGCAGAGCGGCGACGATGTCCGGACAATCGTCCTCCCCGAGGCTCGTCAGATCGAGCATGGAGAGGGCGCGCGTGGCGTCACTCATGGATCGGATCCTTCAGGAATTGCAGCAGCAACTTGGTCATGGACTCGGCGATCGTCGCCCCCTGCGCCAAGGTATGCGCGTGGTCGAGAACCTCGTTCGCGACCATGCCCGCGCCGTAATTGGTTATACCGGAAATTGCGGCAACCT
Proteins encoded in this region:
- the deoC gene encoding deoxyribose-phosphate aldolase; translation: MSDATRALSMLDLTSLGEDDCPDIVAALLNKAETPRGKVAAVCIWPRFVAQAKTALEGTAIRVATVANFPHGRTDIAAAVETTHQCVRDGADEVDVVWPYEAWLNGNRKVAGDLVAACKAECGDSAHLKVILETGRLQTADAIAGSSRDAIAAGADFIKTSTGKTRISATLEAAHIMLEAIRESGRPVGLKPSGGIRTTAQAAAYLHLADKIMGPDWATPETFRFGASSLLDALLKTLDAEQ
- the deoA gene encoding thymidine phosphorylase yields the protein MLTQEIIRKKRDGKTLSGEEIALFVERMAKDEASPAQIAAFGMAAFLNGMETEETVALTLAMRDSGNVLEWDAGELGGPVLDKHSTGGVGDKVSVMLAPMVAAAGGFVPMISGRGLGHTGGTLDKLDSIKGYDTAPTVKRFRQVVAQAGCAIIGQTEDLAPADRRFYAVRDVTATVESIPLITASILSKKLAAGLQGLAMDVKTGSGAFMSDLEGSRALARSIVDVANGAGLPTTALITDMNQVLGHSAGNALEIREVIDYLTGERRDERLHEVVIALGAEMLVTGGLAKDREAARSTLLRTLASGAAAERFERMVSGLGGPTHLLRETSALKTAPHTAAVLPDTPSTVTGIDTRQVGLAVVELGGGRRRAEDRIDHSVGLTEIAGLGEEVGPDHPLAVVHARNAADADRAAATLKQAFTTGGAATAPGPVILETVTA